In one Aestuariirhabdus haliotis genomic region, the following are encoded:
- a CDS encoding CBS domain-containing protein: MPTKVSEYMTAKVISVSPELGIREAFFTMRDEGVRHLPVVDNSNKLVGIVSDRELRRPNWVDEDRDITHIYDLNNDLDVSDIMVRNVFCLHTYDSLSKAVKLLLEQRVGAVPVLDKTETLVGMLSAIDLLKALNDRLDAERKG; this comes from the coding sequence ATGCCGACCAAAGTTTCTGAGTATATGACCGCCAAGGTGATTTCTGTGTCACCCGAGTTGGGTATTCGAGAAGCCTTTTTTACCATGCGTGACGAAGGGGTTCGTCACCTCCCCGTTGTGGATAACAGCAACAAGCTGGTAGGAATCGTCAGCGATCGCGAGTTGCGACGTCCAAACTGGGTCGATGAAGACCGCGATATTACCCATATCTATGACCTTAATAACGATCTCGATGTCAGCGACATCATGGTGCGTAATGTCTTTTGCCTGCACACCTACGACAGTCTCAGCAAAGCCGTAAAGTTATTGCTTGAACAGCGGGTGGGCGCGGTACCTGTACTGGACAAAACCGAAACACTGGTGGGTATGTTATCCGCCATCGATCTGCTTAAAGCGTTAAACGATCGCCTCGACGCCGAGCGTAAAGGCTAG